The following are from one region of the Bradyrhizobium septentrionale genome:
- a CDS encoding plasmid partitioning protein RepB C-terminal domain-containing protein: protein MNRYVGPDALREVLQAFSSETVVLEIQTILPVRAIGKTVKASHKYQQITSSIKEIGIVEPPVVCRDKQRPETYLLLDGHLRIEVLKELGRTQVECILSHDDEAFTYNKRISRLSPIQEQRMIAKAIERNVPKEKVARALNINTRSLLRKATLVDGICEEVVALLKDKICPLATFDVLRKMIPIRQIEATELLINANNYSVGYVSAILAGTPQTQLVDTAAPKKMKGMTAEALSRMESELARLQQAMTSIQDTYGQDHLHLTVARGYLAKLVGNPRIAKYLEKHRPEFLSEFKNIVEMTSTIGAD, encoded by the coding sequence ATGAACCGATATGTTGGCCCGGACGCGTTGAGAGAAGTGCTTCAAGCATTCAGCTCTGAGACTGTGGTTTTAGAGATTCAAACTATCCTTCCCGTGCGAGCTATCGGCAAGACGGTGAAGGCTAGTCACAAGTATCAACAGATCACGTCCTCGATCAAGGAAATCGGGATCGTTGAGCCGCCAGTCGTTTGCCGCGACAAGCAGAGGCCAGAGACCTACCTTTTACTGGATGGCCATCTTCGTATCGAAGTCCTTAAGGAGCTTGGGCGCACTCAGGTGGAGTGTATCCTCTCCCATGACGACGAGGCATTTACCTACAACAAGCGAATAAGCCGATTGTCTCCCATTCAAGAGCAGAGAATGATTGCCAAAGCAATCGAGCGGAACGTTCCGAAGGAGAAGGTCGCGAGGGCGCTGAATATCAATACGCGGAGCCTTCTGCGGAAGGCGACGCTTGTCGACGGTATTTGCGAAGAAGTGGTAGCGCTGCTCAAAGATAAGATCTGTCCGTTGGCGACCTTTGACGTCCTACGGAAAATGATCCCAATTCGACAGATCGAGGCTACAGAACTTCTAATCAACGCCAACAACTACTCTGTGGGCTACGTCTCTGCGATACTTGCGGGCACCCCACAAACGCAGCTCGTGGATACGGCGGCGCCTAAGAAAATGAAGGGAATGACAGCCGAAGCCTTGTCACGAATGGAAAGTGAACTTGCGAGACTCCAGCAAGCAATGACATCCATCCAAGACACATACGGCCAGGATCATCTGCACCTAACAGTCGCAAGAGGCTATTTGGCAAAGCTTGTCGGCAATCCAAGGATCGCAAAATACCTTGAGAAACATCGACCGGAGTTTCTGAGCGAGTTCAAGAATATTGTCGAGATGACCTCGACTATTGGAGCCGACTAA
- a CDS encoding plasmid partitioning protein RepB C-terminal domain-containing protein — translation MNSHVASSYLRREIKIIPIDQIRILNPRARSQRHFREIVNSIASVGLKRPVTVSSRTSEADPCQYDLVCGQGRIEAFTQLGQREIPAIVIDADESDCLVMSLVENCARRQHRAIDLLQDITTLRGRGYDDREIAEKIGVTVDYVRMISSLLENGEERLVNAVEIGVLPLNMAIEIAKCDDNEVQRALAQAYSDKKLRGKKLVAVRRLIEQRQRRGKHLHGQSFGRRETSKRPLTSESMIRVYRQEADRQRLLIKKAEVTQNRLLFIVEAIRALSEDKEFVRILQSEELALMPSILQERLAAGTGV, via the coding sequence ATGAATAGTCATGTGGCATCAAGCTATCTGCGACGCGAGATTAAGATCATTCCAATCGACCAGATTCGGATCCTCAATCCACGAGCGCGCAGCCAGCGACACTTTCGCGAAATCGTGAATAGCATTGCAAGTGTGGGGCTGAAGCGCCCTGTAACAGTGAGCTCCCGAACATCGGAAGCAGATCCGTGTCAGTATGATCTTGTGTGCGGGCAGGGCCGAATCGAAGCATTCACTCAGCTTGGCCAGCGCGAAATACCCGCCATCGTAATCGACGCTGACGAGAGCGACTGCCTAGTCATGAGCTTGGTCGAAAATTGCGCGCGTCGCCAACACCGTGCAATCGACCTCCTTCAAGACATAACAACATTGCGCGGGCGCGGTTACGACGATCGAGAGATCGCGGAGAAGATTGGCGTCACTGTCGACTATGTCCGAATGATTAGCAGTCTATTAGAAAACGGAGAGGAACGCCTCGTAAATGCCGTCGAAATCGGTGTCCTTCCCCTGAATATGGCGATCGAGATCGCAAAATGTGATGACAATGAAGTTCAACGCGCACTGGCACAGGCGTATTCAGACAAGAAGTTGAGAGGGAAGAAACTCGTCGCGGTTCGTCGCCTAATTGAGCAGCGTCAGAGGCGAGGCAAACACCTCCACGGCCAATCCTTCGGCCGTCGGGAGACGTCGAAGCGACCTCTTACCAGTGAATCCATGATTCGAGTCTATAGGCAGGAGGCAGATCGGCAACGGCTTCTGATAAAGAAAGCCGAAGTGACGCAGAACAGGCTTCTGTTTATCGTTGAAGCTATTCGGGCTCTAAGTGAAGATAAGGAGTTTGTCAGAATACTTCAGTCGGAAGAGCTCGCTCTAATGCCCTCCATCCTTCAGGAGCGACTGGCAGCGGGAACAGGCGTATGA
- a CDS encoding recombinase family protein — protein MRRRSTADNGQGDSKQAAAYVRMSTDHQKYSTENQLTTIERYAEQRGLLITEIFEDSGRSGLRVDDREGLQRLMREVQTGQAAFSAILVYDVSRWGRFQDADEGAYYEHVCSRAGIRVHYCGEQFDNDGSIGSVLLKSVKRVMAGEYSRELSVKVFAGQCRLIELGFRQGGPAGYGLRRQLIDENRIPKAILNRGDRKSLQTDRVVLTLGPTEEVEQIHEIYSLFVERGRSEAEIASYLNADGGRTDFGRPWTRASVHQILTNENYIGNNVFNRVSFKLKQKRVANSPETWVRSESAFPAVVSRALFERAHAIIDARSAGYSDEELLALLQTVLDEEGYLSGVVIDERDDVPSASVYRRRFGSLTRAYSLIGYVPDRDYSYIEVNRRIRDAHPTVVSKIVNGFELAGGHVSRDESQLLIVNGQFSAAIVIARAASYGAGYRWHIRLDTGLFPDLTIAVRLCTSNTDILDYYVFPSLDLTIPHLKLAQDNALSLDAYRFEALDFLYSLARQCSFGEAA, from the coding sequence ATGCGTCGACGTTCCACCGCAGACAACGGGCAGGGCGACAGCAAGCAGGCGGCGGCCTATGTTCGCATGTCAACTGATCATCAAAAGTATTCGACCGAGAACCAACTGACGACCATCGAACGATACGCAGAACAACGAGGCCTCCTCATTACCGAGATATTCGAAGACTCAGGTCGAAGCGGACTGAGAGTCGACGACCGAGAGGGCCTCCAACGGCTCATGCGCGAAGTCCAGACCGGACAGGCCGCCTTTTCGGCCATTCTTGTTTACGATGTTAGCCGCTGGGGGCGTTTCCAAGACGCAGATGAGGGAGCTTACTATGAGCATGTCTGCTCTCGAGCGGGAATTCGGGTTCACTATTGCGGTGAGCAGTTCGACAACGATGGCAGCATTGGATCGGTTCTGCTCAAGAGCGTTAAGCGGGTTATGGCTGGCGAATACAGCCGAGAACTATCCGTCAAAGTCTTCGCGGGCCAATGCCGACTGATCGAACTCGGCTTTAGGCAAGGAGGCCCGGCCGGCTACGGTCTTCGACGTCAGCTGATTGACGAGAACCGAATTCCGAAAGCGATTCTCAACAGAGGAGATCGAAAGAGCCTTCAGACCGACCGGGTCGTGCTTACACTCGGGCCAACAGAGGAGGTTGAGCAGATTCACGAAATCTATTCGCTTTTCGTTGAGCGAGGCAGGTCAGAAGCGGAAATTGCGTCATACCTCAACGCAGATGGCGGTCGCACAGACTTCGGCCGCCCGTGGACTCGTGCCTCGGTCCATCAGATTCTCACGAACGAAAACTATATCGGGAACAATGTCTTCAATCGAGTTTCGTTCAAGCTAAAGCAGAAGAGAGTCGCAAATAGTCCCGAGACTTGGGTTCGCTCCGAATCCGCATTTCCCGCGGTTGTCAGTCGCGCGCTCTTTGAGCGAGCCCACGCTATTATAGATGCACGAAGCGCTGGTTACTCTGATGAAGAACTTCTAGCACTGCTTCAGACGGTGCTCGATGAAGAGGGCTATCTTTCCGGAGTGGTAATCGATGAGCGCGACGACGTGCCGTCGGCGAGCGTATACAGGCGCCGCTTCGGAAGCTTGACCAGAGCTTACAGTTTGATCGGATACGTCCCTGATCGCGACTATTCCTACATTGAAGTCAACCGTCGAATTAGGGACGCTCACCCAACGGTAGTTAGCAAAATCGTCAATGGCTTCGAGCTCGCGGGTGGCCACGTGTCCCGCGATGAAAGCCAACTCCTCATCGTCAACGGTCAGTTCTCCGCGGCCATCGTAATCGCGCGAGCGGCCAGCTATGGGGCAGGATACCGATGGCACATCAGATTGGATACAGGTCTCTTTCCCGATCTAACGATTGCGGTTCGGCTATGCACGTCAAACACAGACATATTGGACTACTACGTCTTTCCTAGCCTTGACCTCACGATACCGCATTTGAAGCTTGCCCAAGACAACGCACTTTCCTTAGACGCGTATCGGTTTGAAGCGCTCGATTTTCTGTATTCGCTGGCTCGACAGTGCTCATTTGGAGAAGCGGCATGA
- a CDS encoding HNH endonuclease — protein MDTPNLDTLMRVAAFERVRGLNEIHDHLTTTELKPGFLFRGERIPLVNPQRGIFKPQQMRFLLSIKTVFPKPGAKVWYDDQREVHRQIFHGDESVDYAFMGKNPDAADNRWLKEASENQIPIIYFLGIAPGRYQALLPTFISGWDGHTLKTRVTFGPNPETLAPPTDSAERRYALRTVKQRLHQATFREAVIAAYDGRCAFSGLPEPLLLDAAHIIADKDERLGQPLVTNGIPLSKIHHAAFDAHLIGIDPDFGMHVSDRLLGQSDGPMLEALKQLNGRNIRLPGRAKDHPDRDRLAMRFERFKSVT, from the coding sequence ATGGACACGCCAAATCTTGACACGCTCATGCGAGTGGCCGCCTTCGAGCGCGTCCGAGGGCTGAATGAAATTCACGACCATCTGACCACCACGGAATTGAAGCCCGGATTTCTCTTTCGGGGAGAACGCATCCCGCTGGTCAATCCCCAGCGAGGTATTTTCAAGCCACAACAGATGCGGTTCTTGCTGTCGATTAAGACGGTCTTCCCGAAGCCGGGCGCCAAGGTCTGGTATGACGACCAGAGGGAAGTCCATCGTCAGATATTCCATGGGGATGAGAGCGTGGACTATGCCTTCATGGGCAAAAATCCGGATGCCGCGGATAATCGATGGTTGAAGGAAGCATCCGAAAACCAAATACCGATCATCTATTTTCTTGGGATAGCACCAGGCCGTTACCAAGCCCTCCTACCGACCTTCATCTCTGGCTGGGACGGCCACACTCTAAAGACGCGCGTAACGTTCGGACCTAATCCGGAAACCCTAGCTCCCCCAACGGATAGCGCGGAACGGCGATATGCGCTGCGCACAGTCAAGCAACGGCTGCATCAAGCTACTTTCAGAGAGGCCGTGATAGCTGCTTACGACGGGCGCTGCGCGTTCTCTGGCCTTCCCGAGCCCCTACTATTGGACGCGGCGCATATCATTGCCGATAAAGACGAGCGGCTGGGCCAGCCATTGGTCACGAATGGCATTCCTCTTTCAAAAATCCACCACGCAGCCTTCGACGCCCACCTAATCGGAATCGATCCTGACTTTGGCATGCATGTTTCAGATCGACTGCTCGGCCAAAGTGATGGTCCTATGCTAGAGGCATTGAAACAGTTGAACGGTAGAAACATTCGCCTACCCGGCAGGGCAAAGGACCATCCTGACAGAGATCGACTGGCTATGCGTTTCGAACGCTTCAAGTCGGTTACGTGA